From a single Argopecten irradians isolate NY unplaced genomic scaffold, Ai_NY scaffold_0343, whole genome shotgun sequence genomic region:
- the LOC138312503 gene encoding uncharacterized protein: MSTGNFADAKATWLTMVKERSLREKVINLYGEEDEMFAGIFNKTVQTMIKEKCSSPSCPHPYIERQRTGIFLSSNCPSTIDQMFREWIAPSDSSCGLTMLSDSEVENVSGETGAMRCTGRRSISRVFGDGRPYVLVLRIADLVRIGYLENDIEDFTEKLHYPTGDVYTLVGVTMHRHGHFSACIRSIIQGWIYYDGLVGSLKKFSKACIKGCTPVNAIYVRGLK, encoded by the exons ATGTCAACCGGAAACTTTGCAGACGCCAAGGCCACATGGCTAACCATGGTAAAGGAGCGATCCCTTCGTGAAAAAGTCATCAACCTATATGGCGAGGAAGATGAGATGTTCGCTGGCATTTTCAACAAAACAGTTCAAACAATGATCAAGGAGAAATGCAGCAGCCCCTCTTGCCCGCACCCGTACATCGAACGACAAAGGACAGGGATATTCCTAAg TTCGAATTGTCCCAGTACCATCGATCAGATGTTCCGAGAATGGATTGCTCCTAGTGATTCGAGTTGTGGATTGACGATGCTTTCTGATTCTGAGGTGGAGAATGTTTCCGGAGAGACTGGTGCAATGAG GTGCACAGGAAGAAGATCCATTTCTCGGGTATTTGGAGATGGACGGCCATATGTACTAGTTCTGCGAATTGCCGACTTGGTACGAATCGGATATCTGGAAAATGACATTGAAGACTTTACTGAGAAGTTACATTATCCTACTGGTGACGTATACACGCTTGTCGGTGTCACCATGCACCGACATGGCCACTTTAGTGCCTGCATTCGGTCAATTATCCAAGGCTGGATCTATTATGATGGACTTGTTGGGTCGTTAAAGAAGTTTTCCAAAGCCTGCATCAAAGGCTGCACCCCCGTAAATGCCATTTACGTTCGGGGGTTGAAATAA
- the LOC138312502 gene encoding protein starmaker-like, with protein sequence MRRLHKMHSDSWAMISSIFSARVTQPNEEMVNCLQDALQNMILQESDIFNRTKQTLDKEEKEKAYTKNVESRGKICHHFSDKTEDKVAENNNKIVTYNKTEDVNIKMNAIDDISQESNVPNMQDVILSINNSANGNSFQCFPDEKNAVSDHPTTKAENYDKILKKNTEAVVQDKKDTSENETDDFGKCTNSPTNTNCSANGQDCPSGQKEEPEKHDDKVMKAGNSSESDVDAGTVDPPVGDSKDQDISDDKGSEVSFKTQTNSEDLKTGETQQLHTEESTIKDNEPSGNDIADSTEDSTNEKDIFIAVDSEITFKHQTEGAEAELKMEEKEQSQKDGNSQTQVIEKTNTVVESIEAYVGNGFARIEKALSTTDIKRIQEDSTNADNQISHEGRKPSGKSTTVLRISVKDINNEFDSINTESNIFGKSDLEEKKDLEVNNDVDSKHSQSQENIVHAKDDEREESEEKLSLKDLAYGNEGYKHFKLYAEVH encoded by the exons ATGCGTCGTCTGCATAAGATG CATTCTGATAGCTGGGCAATGATTTCAAGCATATTTTCTGCCAGAGTAACACAACCCAATGAAGAAATGGTGAACTGTTTACAAGATGCACTACAGAACATGATATTACAAGAGTCAGACATATTTAACAGAACTAAACAGACACTTGATAAGGAAGAAAAGGAAAAAGCTTATACAAAGAATGTAGAATCTCGTGGGAAGATATGTCACCACTTCTCTGATAAAACTGAAGATAAGGTTGCTGAAAACAACAACAAGATAGTgacatataataaaacagaagatgttaatattaaaatgaatgCAATAGATGATATTTCCCAGGAAAGTAATGTTCCAAATATGCAGGATGTTATTCTTTCTATAAATAATTCTGCCAATGGAAATTCCTTTCAATGTTTTCCTGATGAAAAAAATGCAGTATCTGATCATCCCACGACAAAGGCtgaaaattatgataaaatattgaagaaaaacacAGAGGCTGTGGTCCAGGATAAGAAGGATACCAGTGAGAATGAAACAGATGATTTTGGAAAGTGTACAAACAGTCCTACCAATACCAATTGTTCTGCTAATGGTCAGGATTGCCCTTCTGGACAGAAAGAGGAACCAGAgaaacatgatgacaaggtAATGAAAGCAGGTAATTCCTCTGAAAGTGACGTGGATGCAGGAACAGTAGATCCTCCAGTAGGTGACTCTAAAGACCAAGATATTTCAGATGACAAAGGTAGTGAGGTATCattcaaaacacaaacaaatagtGAAGATTTGAAGACTGGAGAAACACAACAGTTACACACAGAAG AAAGTACTATCAAAGATAACGAACCATCAGGAAATGATATTGCTGATTCTACAGAGGATTCTACAAATGAAAAGGATATTTTTATTGCTGTAGATAGTGAAATAACTTTCAAACACCAAACAGAAGGTGCTGAAGCTGAGTTGAAAATGGAAGAAAAGGAACAGTCACAAAAAGATGGAAACAGCCAAACTCAAGTGATTGAAAAAACTAATACGGTTGTTGAAAGCATCGAAGCATATGTTGGAAATGGCTTTGCAAGGATTGAAAAGGCCTTGTCAACTACTGATATCAAAAGGATTCAGGAGGACAGTACCAACGCAGACAatcaaatttcacatgaaggAAGAAAACCATCTGGTAAAAGTACAACAGTTCTTAGAATTTCTGTTAAGGATATCAATAATGAATTTGATTCTATTAACACAGAATCTAACATTTTTGGGAAGAGCGATTTGGAGGAGAAGAAAGATCTTGAGGTCAACAATGATGTTGATAGTAAACATAGCCAAAGTCAAGAGAACATAGTTCATGCCAAGGATGATGAGAGGGAG GAATCTGAGGAAAAGCTGTCCCTGAAGGACTTAGCATATGGAAATGAGGGCTACAAACATTTTAAACTGTATGCAGAGGTACATTAG